The Montipora foliosa isolate CH-2021 chromosome 1, ASM3666993v2, whole genome shotgun sequence genome has a window encoding:
- the LOC137978760 gene encoding uncharacterized protein: MADRLCECCIGCCSKICAVFCRDMSAKCSYIIQFTVYFILQGYNVASDIGMLIDVFSAIQRCNELSDSPINRTQSSQVTSRRIYCRQPGNFTLSDLDKHILTLEILQWFFLIFAMIGTSLYIAHLCVLLPNLCKHCRDPAFEHELDGPYTPRYYRNIVRTHAFFMILETFIHDIPASCLAVELSLHYFVPAQINCWECVVSATSIPAEVSLQRSSLWIGLKISAVALITIYKGILPLYFWIGNPFCWSCYPLRLFITLPAGLGFLVLVLTPCMGIAKYRVMVEAPDLESALSNASDIIFTIGVVFWGIIIVGFLMWKIFNKFVMELCPCLEWCSEEDDKKKKREDEKNTGCWCF, from the exons ATGGCAGACCGCCTTTGCGAGTGCTGCATCGGTTGTTGCTCCAAAATCTGCGCCGTGTTCTGTCGGGACATGAGTGCCAAGTGCTCATACATCATTCAATTCACCGTGTACTTCATTCTCCAAGGATACAACGTCGCTTCAGATATTGGAATGTTAATTGACGTCTTCTCTGCTATTCAAAGATGCAACGAACTAAGCGATTCTCCGATAAACCGAACGCAAAGCTCTCAGGTCACGTCCCGACGAATTTATTGCAGGCAACCTGGGAATTTCACACTATCGGATCTCGACAAGCATATTCTAACACTAGAAATTCTGCAGTGGTTCTTTCTCATTTTCGCCATGATTGGTACCAGCCTTTACATTGCTCACTTGTGTGTTTTATTGCCAAATTTATGCAAGCACTGTAGAGATCCCGCTTTCGAGCACGAGTTAGATGGGCCTTACACGCCGAGATATTATAGAAATATTGTACGCACTCACGCATTTTTTATGATCCTGGAGACTTTCATACACGACATCCCTGCTTCGTGCCTTGCGGTGGAATTGAGCCTGCATTATTTTGTGCCAGCGCAGATCAACTGCTGGGAATGCGTGGTGAGTGCCACCTCGATCCCTGCAGAAGTGTCTTTGCAGAGGAGCAGCTTATGGATTGGCCTCAAGATATCAGCAGTAGCATTAATTACCATTTACAAAG GTATACTCCCGCTGTACTTCTGGATAGGCAACCCGTTCTGCTGGAGCTGCTATCCGCTGAGGCTCTTCATCACCTTGCCTGCAGGGCTCGGGTTTTTGGTATTGGTTCTGACACCATGTATGGGTATAGCGAAGTACAGAGTAATGGTTGAAGCCCCGGATTTGGAGTCAGCCTTGAGTAACGCATCCGACATCATATTTACAATTGGAGTAGTGTTCTGGGGAATTATAATTGTCGGCTTTTTGATGTGGAAAATTTTCAACAAGTTTGTTATGGAACTCTGCCCATGTTTAGAGTGGTGTTCAGAAGAAGACGAcaaaaagaagaagagagaagacGAAAAGAACACTGGTTGCTGGTGCTTCTAG